In the genome of Drosophila yakuba strain Tai18E2 chromosome 3R, Prin_Dyak_Tai18E2_2.1, whole genome shotgun sequence, one region contains:
- the LOC6535695 gene encoding dystrophin, isoforms A/C/F/G/H isoform X15: protein MHDPSDYDSVYSEEDFRDTVQGAETPPLMDYEEFRVKTMDERQHIQKKTFTKWINSHLIDTQCTPVKDLFLDLRDGHRLLALLSTLTHTSLKPEKGRMRVHHINNLNKVITVIQQHGVKLVNISSDDIVGGNPKLTLGLIWLIALEFNGQHLVKSHSSNGVEKSLLAWARQYTEAHGLQLNDFSSSWSDGRAFLMILDAHVEELNLQAALQQHALKRLHLAFDLAYSHFKIEKLLDAEDVHTHKPDNKSIQMYVMCLYHAMESMRTRQQEQDEGQDQDPGRVPCTSITDLDEVPLDNDQTSLGLFTSDSGGSMEQRSSAELKTHSMRPLSTATNASVEISGYQSALEAVLTLLLEDEQLLSQNLPDPQDFQTAKMQFHENESFMLKLTEHQEYVGEALEEGSNLINESQKAGAGLSHEDQNEVRQQMVLLNERWETLRLRALDVQAKILMRLAEFQKQKLEQLRQFLTSVEDRISHMSDLGPTLEEAERQLLEAQKLKADLSEQQELVDSLSSMVVIVNDTSGNFNDLEDRLSALGERWSHVVKWSDLRSEKLQQYKCISRWLDAREQDLKLMESRDVTDVGGITQRINELNYCAKDLLELQRYLIDLRQMVAATLQDGDDKGERVLIQLESYEDRLDALKQIVEVQTVRIETKGFNFGRDRASYDDSRVVRPEGWVDYQMIIRFGEEDCQEEDEKHNLASKKRKLRNADNFNALENRIMEHFGYVQEVEQKLQQLQRQSLRQQCELLKELQAENSRRNGTLPELKKLYEVCELEDPSRNLLLEETHIKQLEQRYATLSKKLSSQQSESNTLLAKEKYYNSLTGFKLVLADSRDWYKQHAGSASGNELEQRLSHMESLASEISEAKTATEELDDKLIEWKQDFGLFYDSWHDMKQALQALIQQRGGESLSRQLKQIQDFVTKVSNQKVRVSNLEVMQKQQHMLNQLVDELESFRLTYDSIPKHLVGEELQATWNRLPEQLNERVIKQTTAIENLNHFAAEYNAIIAVLRTAADFKLNGSDGGSNQDLRKLEIDVISARNFSEILIKEAEPAQKESLQSQIRALNTLYDQVEQVHREKKQQQTVLQSQIDLIQLRLKKTDQWLTDLESNTPKSGISDIGNSNELFQSKSRFQTLKETCEKETTQFRDLNERGGELLLQMDELQDQDRESRYGSLAKQFTRINARWTEVTELVYAKTALLEHISTQLGEFKKFMVSETGYLDKLENKIRNTPENAADAEEIMEELDDLENVLRSHSEEWLDKIQEIGNELIDNEFMADSMRRDIDDTVQRWTQLQQQAKKRAELLEQKVSEAEQSEKCIVQFEKWLTRVDDILSDHLENDVTIEDLPEDFQRLAREFVANEKNFKEISELIDEHTRNGKVGAANRLQEQLNLMEVRFKYCQAKLSKCTAPQPAYESRLNRSYANLRNVERSTLVLDVASAGPNTVQAQYQKCLQIYRTLSEIKAEIESTIKTGRRVCEDRYTKSPKQLSQRIDALKHLYNALGDNVTQSKAFLESLLTLARQLEECFDSADTLIRRFESPQEVHDRNSILLEFEDVLRRCEDHYNEYRKSCDQSCMAETRQRIDGLKATYHKLTSADIIKRLTEMKATLQNLDNISLETLKAMEHDLKEINVPSNPEIEKLQQQVIAIVVDVLKTRFNEATTLAARNTSSPENDDTEIVVVSDTVRQRRARTPQSGESPSSAPTSSSESPTKGVENSTVAVGDLPGGVLPDLLPPQTFRLAESSTLFSQISLNPEKVSKTPPPKPAKTKRKAPSSPAQVVEIRVKNIQNDKMSVQNIDLEPQQGEIVDTVNILESVEPFVPEYVETVQIVDLSEDSDSSVRVDSQGKEVRRSRSKHSLNDAPLPKVSDNDEDSAEQEEDLIRPSAGNTSTPFLRVEKHRISFDEKRKRVANERDILRDFEEEEPKTPDTPRSAQVSKPKRWRQLQPEIDALEPESPGRDSFYSPDKESGFDAEPLVFSDDEDIPRFSLEMTPTIDSDSDTSRIETPSTKKPNPFLSKVLESMPSPVDDSNVTLKSPLSEQLPQNLDDRVREFDKQAKQMIYKLKLTKAKIEQCHESEAEDLRLLIAPDAATLISQGDSLVLETHGRQGSISRLVMRTQIILREQFREVQQATSNTSGSGTPAPPLDSVNIEELVTKGLRRINVLIEKTVDLKSSSDLEKRMEDINERHDDLQVIVSAIGKNAQMPKVTPLMMNEIEKTKNNLIAHADSIELSLTELRNGPRISNGMERPDASSAATMSCRSEYNNEPSGTGALAGSFDKSVLQISDWLTWEQNMIKIQSVLVDDGDAVRLAIEKQEKVLRELKMKKPQLNELVHTAEVLKGDVKRQQLQEKELKQFSLAPHCSADLDYMRCCLKVTRLREHWDETSQCVLQRAAQLKNMLSDSQRFEAKRLELEKWLARMEQRAERMGTIATTADILEAQQKEQKSFHAELHQNKQHFDIFNELTQKLIAVYPNDDTTRIKKMTEVINQRYANLNNGVINRGKQLHAAVHSLQSFDRAMDQFLAFLSETETLCENAESDIERNPLMFKVCTPSSAKLQFNE from the exons ATGAAAGACAGCACATACAGAAGAAAACATTCACAAAATGGATCAATTCACATCTTATCGATACCCAGTGCACACCAGTAAAGGATTTGTTCTTGGATCTGCGGGACGGACATCGATTGCTGGCCCTGCTGAGCACCCTGACTCACACAAGCCTG AAACCCGAAAAAGGTCGCATGCGAGTACACCACATCAACAATCTGAACAAGGTGATTACCGTGATCCAGCAGCATGGTGTCAAGTTGGTGAACATCTCCAGCGATGACATTGTGGGTGGCAATCCCAAGTTGACCCTAGGCCTCATTTGGCTGATAGCTCTGGAGTTCAATGGCCAGCATCTAGTCAAGAGTCATTCGAGCAACGGGGTGGAGAAGTCCCTATTGGCCTGGGCACGTCAGTATACGGAAGCTCATGGTCTGCAGCTAAATGATTTTTCCAGTTCGTGGTCCGATGGAAGAGCCTTCCTCATGATACTGGATGCCCATGTGGAGGAGTTAAATTTGCAGGCGGCTTTGCAGCAACATGCCCTGAAAAGACTGCATTTGGCTTTTGATTTGGCATATAGTCACTTTAAGATCGAAAAACTGCTGGACGCCGAGGATGTGCACACCCACAAGCCAGATAACAAGTCAATACAGATGTATGTGATGTGCCTTTACCACGCGATGGAATCCATGAGAACaaggcagcaggagcaggatgagGGTCAGGATCAGGATCCGGGAAGAGTGCCCTGCACCAGTATCACAGACTTGGATGAGGTGCCTCTGGACAATGACCAAACCAGTTTGGGGCTCTTTACTTCAGACAGTGGTGGTAGTATGGAGCAGCGATCTTCCGCGGAGCTAAAGACCCACTCAATGCGCCCCTTGAGCACGGCTACCAATGCGAGTGTGGAGATCAGTGGCTATCAGTCTGCTCTCGAGGCAGTACTCACCCTCCTACTGGAAGATGAACAGCTGCTCTCACAGAACTTGCCGGATCCGCAGGATTTTCAGACTGCCAAGATGCAGTTTCACGAAAACGAAAGCTTTATGCTGAAGCTCACCGAACACCAGGAGTATGTGGGAGAAGCTCTAGAGGAGGGTAGCAACCTCATCAACGAGTCCCAGAAGGCAGGAGCTGGATTGAGTCATGAGGATCAAAACGAAGTGAGGCAACAAATGGTGTTGCTCAACGAACGTTGGGAAACCTTGAGATTGCGCGCTTTAGATGTTCAAGCCAAAATTCTAATGAGACTGGCCGAGTTTCAGAAGCAAAAACTCGAACAGCTTCGCCAGTTTCTGACCAGTGTTGAAGATCGTATATCCCATATGAGTGACTTAGGACCTACCCTAGAAGAAGCTGAAAGGCAGCTATTGGAAGCTCAGAAACTCAAGGCAGATCTAAGTGAACAGCAGGAATTGGTGGATAGTCTGAGCAGTATGGTGGTTATTGTGAACGATACCTCTGGCAACTTTAATGATCTTGAAGATCGCTTGAGTGCCTTGGGGGAGAGATGGTCGCATGTGGTCAAGTGGAGTGATCTGCGATCCGAGAAACTGCAGCAGTATAAATGTATTTCCAGATGGCTGGATGCCCGCGAGCAGGATCTCAAGCTCATGGAGAGTAGGGATGTCACAGATGTGGGCGGCATAACCCAGCGTATTAATGAGCTTAACTATTGTGCAAAGGATCTGCTGGAACTGCAGAGATATCTGATAGATCTGCGACAAATGGTGGCTGCCACATTGCAGGATGGTGATGACAAGGGCGAAAGGGTACTAATACAACTAGAGAGCTACGAAGATCGTTTAGATGCCTTAAAGCAGATTGTTGAAGTGCAAACGGTGCGAATTGAAACCAAGGGCTTCAACTTTGGACGAGATCGTGCTAGCTATGATGACAGTAGGGTTGTGCGTCCTGAAGGATGGGTGGATTACCAGATGATCATTCGCTTCGGTGAAGAAGATTGTCAGGAAGAGGACGAGAAGCAtaatttggccagcaaaaagCGCAAGCTCAGGAACGCTGACAATTTCAATGCCCTCGAGAATCGCATCATGGAGCACTTCGGCTATGTCCAGGAAGTGGAGCAAAAGCTACAGCAGTTACAGAGACAAAGTCTGCGGCAACAGTGTGAATTACTCAAGGAACTTCAGGCGGAAAATAGCCGACGCAACGGTACTTTGCCCGAACTTAAGAAACTCTACGAAGTCTGTGAGCTGGAGGATCCCTCGAGGAACCTTCTCCTGGAAGAAACACACATCAAGCAGCTGGAGCAAAGATACGCGACCTTGTCTAAAAAACTATCAAGCCAACAGAGCGAAAGCAATACGCTGTTGGCCAAAGAAAAGTATTACAATAGTCTGACAGgatttaaattagttttagCTGATTCCAGAGATTGGTATAAGCAACACGCTGGTTCAGCCAGTGGCAACGAGCTGGAACAGCGTTTGAGCCACATGGAATCCCTGGCATCGGAGATTTCAGAGGCCAAGACAGCCACCGAAGAGCTGGATGATAAGCTAATAGAATGGAAGCAGGACTTCGGGCTGTTCTACGATAGTTGGCATGATATGAAGCAGGCTTTGCAGGCCCTAATTCAACAGAGAGGTGGAGAAAGTCTTTCCAGGCAGTTGAAACAAATCCAAGATTTTGTAACCAAAGTGTCTAATCAAAAGGTCCGCGTTTCCAATCTGGAAGTCatgcaaaagcagcagcataTGCTGAACCAATTGGTAGATGAACTAGAGTCTTTTCGGCTAACTTATGATAGTATACCGAAACACCTGGTTGGCGAAGAATTACAAGCCACTTGGAACCGACTTCCCGAACAGCTAAATGAGCGCGTGATTAAGCAAACCACAGCTATAGAAAACCTTAACCACTTCGCTGCGGAGTATAATGCCATTATAGCTGTGTTGCGAACTGCAGCCGATTTCAAGTTGAATGGAAGTGACGGTGGTAGCAATCAAGATCTTCGAAAACTGGAGATCGATGTGATAAGCGCTCGAAATTTCAGCGAAATTCTGATCAAGGAGGCGGAACCAGCCCAAAAGGAATCGCTACAATCGCAGATTAGGGCTCTTAATACTTTGTACGACCAAGTGGAACAGGTTCATCGGGAGAAGAAGCAACAGCAGACGGTTCTGCAATCCCAGATCGATCTCATCCAGCTGAGGCTCAAGAAAACTGATCAGTGGCTAACTGACCTGGAGAGTAATACACCCAAATCGGGAATTAGCGATATAGGAAATTCCAACGAGTTGTTCCAGAGCAAGAGTCGCTTTCAAACTCTTAAGGAAACGTGCGAAAAGGAAACCACCCAGTTCAGAGATCTCAATGAACGCGGTGGTGAGTTGCTCCTTCAAATGGATGAGCTTCAGGACCAGGATAGGGAGTCCCGATATGGATCGCTGGCCAAGCAATTCACACGCATCAATGCCAGATGGACGGAGGTCACCGAGCTGGTTTATGCAAAGACAGCTCTTCTCGAGCACATCTCAACGCAGCTGGGGGAGTTCAAGAAGTTCATGGTTAGCGAGACGGGTTACCTGGACAAGTTGGAAAACAAGATACGCAACACGCCAGAGAATGCAGCCGACGCAGAGGAGATCATGGAGGAACTTGAT GATCTGGAGAATGTTCTGCGCTCGCACTCTGAGGAATGGCTGGACAAGATTCAGGAAATTGGCAACGAACTAATTGACAACGAATTCATGGCCGACTCCATGCGACGCGACATTGATGACACCGTCCAACGATGGACGCAACTCCAGCAGCAGGCCAAGAAGCGAGCCGAGCTCCTGGAGCAAAAGGTCAGCGAGGCGGAGCAGTCCGAGAAGTGCATCGTGCAGTTCGAGAAGTGGCTGACTCGGGTGGACGACATACTCAGCGATCATCTGGAGAACGATGTGACCATTGAAGATCTGCCGGAGGATTTCCAG CGCTTAGCACGCGAGTTTGTGGCCAAtgagaaaaactttaaggaGATCAGCGAACTTATTGACGAGCACACGAGGAACGGCAAGGTCGGAGCTGCCAATCGCCTCCAGGAGCAGCTAAATCTGATGGAGGTGAGGTTCAAGTACTGCCAGGCCAAGCTGAGCAAGTGTACTGCACCCCAACCTGCCTACGAATCGCGTCTGAACAGGTCCTATGCGAATCTTCGAAATGTGGAGCGATCCACTCTGGTACTAGATGTCGCATCCGCCGGACCCAATACGGTTCAGGCTCAATACCAAAAGTGTCTG CAAATTTATCGCACTCTGTCGGAGATAAAGGCGGAAATCGAGAGCACAATTAAAACCGGTCGCAGGGTTTGCGAGGACCGGTACACAAAATCCCCAAAGCAACTTAGTCAGCGGATTGATGCGCTGAAGCACCTGTACAATGCCCTCGGAGACAATGTGACCCAGTCAAAGGCGTTCTTGGAAAGTCTGCTCACACTAGCGAGGCAATTAGAGGAGTGTTTCGATTCGGCGGACACCCTAATCCGGCGCTTTGAGTCGCCGCAAGAGGTCCACGACAGAAACTCCATACTCCTGGAGTTCGAGGATGTGCTGCGGAGGTGCGAGGACCACTACAATGAGTATAGAAAATCCTGTGACCAGAGCTGCATGGCGGAAACCCGCCAAAGGATCGATGGACTGAAGGCCACGTACCACAAGTTGACCAGTGCGGACATTATCAAGCGGCTCACCGAGATGAAGGCCACCCTGCAGAACCTGGACAATATTTCCCTGGAGACCCTAAA GGCAATGGAGCACGACCTGAAGGAGATAAATGTGCCCTCGAATCCGGAAATTGAGAAATTGCAGCAGCAAGTAATTGCAATTGTCGTG GATGTGCTGAAAACCCGTTTCAATGAAGCCACAACGCTTGCCGCTCGAAATACGAGCTCTCCGGAAAATGACGACACGGAAATAGTAGTAGTCAGCGATACAGTGCGTCAACGACGGGCCAGGACACCCCAATCAGGGGAGTCCCCATCATCCGCACCCACCAGTTCCTCTGAGTCGCCAACGAAGGGTGTGGAGAATAGTACGGTAGCGGTTGGCGACCTGCCAGGTGGAGTCCTGCCGGATCTTCTCCCGCCTCAAACATTCCGGCTGGCCGAGTCCAGTACTCTGTTCTCCCAGATTTCCCTTAATCCAGAGAAGGTATCCAAGACTCCACCACCTAAACCGGcgaaaacaaagcgaaagGCTCCAAGTTCTCCCGCCCAAGTTGTGGAGATCAGGGTGAAGAACATCCAAAACGATAAAATGTCAGTGCAGAATATTGATCTAGAACCACAGCAGGGTGAAATCGTGGACACCGTCAATATCCTGGAGAGTGTGGAACCCTTTGTACCCGAGTACGTGGAGACTGTACAGATTGTAGATCTCTCCGAGGACTCGGACTCATCGGTTAGAGTTGATAGTCAGGGCAAGGAGGTGCGACGGTCGAGGAGCAAGCACTCACTGAACGATGCTCCACTGCCCAAGGTTTCGGATAACGATGAAGACTCGGCGGAACAGGAGGAGGACCTCATACGTCCCTCGGCTGGAAATACAAGCACACCGTTCCTGAGGGTGGAAAAGCACCGCATCTCCTTCGATGAGAAACGCAAACGAGTAGCTAATGAGCGCGATATCCTGCGTGATTTCGAAGAGGAGGAACCCAAAACACCGGATACTCCCCGGTCAGCGCAAGTATCCAAACCAAAGCGCTGGCGCCAGCTTCAGCCAGAAATAGATGCCCTGGAACCCGAATCCCCCGGTCGCGATAGTTTCTATAGTCCCGACAAAGAATCCGGTTTCGATGCTGAGCCTCTCGTGTTTTCCGACGATGAGGATATACCGCGTTTCTCGCTGGAAATGACACCAACCATTGACTCCGATAGTGATACG AGTCGCATTGAGACGCCCTCCACCAAAAAGCCCAATCCTTTCCTGAGCAAGGTCCTAGAATCGATGCCTTCTCCGGTGGATGACTCGAATGTAACGCTCAAAAGTCCGCTCAGCGAACAGCTGCCCCAGAATCTGGATGATCGTGTCCGAGAGTTCGATAAGCAGGCCAAGCAGATGATCTACAAGTTGAAGCTTACGAAGGCCAAGATTGAACAGTGTCACGAAAGCGAAGC AGAGGATCTGAGGCTCCTAATAGCTCCCGATGCAGCCACCTTGATATCCCAGGGAGACTCCTTGGTACTGGAAACCCATGGAAGACAGGGCAGCATTTCCCGCCTGGTCATGCGCACCCAAATAATATTGAGGGAACAGTTTCGAGAAGTGCAGCAAGCTAC ATCCAATACCTCGGGAAGTGGGACGCCAGCTCCTCCACTCGACAGTGTGAACATCGAGGAACTGGTCACCAAGGGACTGCGTCGCATCAACGTTCTTATAGAGAAGACTGTGGATCTAAAGTCTAGCAGCGATCTTGAGAAGCGCATGGAGGATATCAAC GAGCGGCACGACGATTTGCAAGTGATTGTCAGCGCCATTGGCAAGAACGCCCAGATGCCGAAGGTCACGCCCCTCATGATGaacgaaattgaaaag ACGAAAAACAATTTGATAGCTCACGCGGATTCCATTGAGCTCTCGTTGACGGAACTAAGAAATGGCCCCCGAATTTCCAATGGCATGGAGCGTCCAGATGCATCCAGTGCGGCCACCATGAGCTGTCGTTCGG AGTACAATAACGAGCCGAGTGGTACTGGAGCGTTGGCCGGCAGCTTCGATAAGTCGGTGCTGCAAATTTCCGACTGGCTGACTTGGGAACAAAACATGATCAAGATACAGAGCGTGCTCGTCGACGATGGCGATGCAGTGCGACTGGCCATCGAGAAGCAAGAG AAAGTCCTGCgtgaattgaaaatgaaaaagccGCAGCTTAACGAACTGGTTCACACAGCGGAAGTGCTCAAAGGCGACGTAAAACGGCAGCAACTGCAGGAGAAAG AACTGAAACAGTTTTCCCTAGCCCCGCACTGTTCAGCGGACTTAGATTATATGCGTTGCTGTCTGAAAG TGACCCGATTGCGAGAACACTGGGATGAGACGTCACAATGTGTCCTGCAGCGAGCTGCCCAACTCAAAAACATGCTGAGCGACTCCCAGCG GTTTGAGGCCAAGCGCCTGGAGCTCGAGAAATGGCTGGCCCGCATGGAGCAGCGTGCCGAGCGAATGGGAACCATCGCCACCACAGCCGACATCCTGGAGGCccagcagaaggagcagaag TCCTTCCATGCGGAGTTGCACCAGAACAAGCAGCACTTCGACATCTTCAACGAGCTTACCCAGAAACTGATTGCTGTCTATCCCAATGATGATACCACCAGGATCAAGAAGATGACGGAGGTCATCAATCAACG ATATGCTAACTTAAACAACGGAGTCATCAATCGCGGCAAGCAACTGCATGCAGCGGTGCATAGTCTTCAGTCTTTCGATCGAGCCATGGATCAG TTCCTTGCTTTTCTTTCGGAAACGGAAACACTTTGCGAAAACGCGGAGTCTGACATTGAACGCAATCCATTAATGTTCAAG